Proteins from a single region of Microbacterium sp. zg-Y818:
- the uvrB gene encoding excinuclease ABC subunit UvrB yields the protein MQTTRAVRPFEVVSEYTPSGDQPQAIEQLAARINAGETDVVLLGATGTGKSATTAWLIEQVQRPTLVLAHNKTLAAQLANEFRELMPNNAVEYFVSYYDYYQPEAYVPQTDTFIEKDSSINAEVERLRHSTTNSLLSRRDVVVVSTVSCIYGLGSPEEYLRAMVALQVGERYDRDALIRKLIAMQYNRNDVDFSRGNFRVRGDTIEIIPVYEEFAIRIEMFGDEIEALYMLHPLTGDVINRMDSVPIFPASHYVAGTDTVQRAIGTIEHELAERLKELEGQGKLLEAQRLRMRTTFDIEMLQQLGFCSGIENYSRHLDGRMPGEPPHTLLDFFPDDFLMVIDESHVTVPQIGAMYEGDASRKRTLVDHGFRLPSALDNRPLRFDEFKQRVGQTVYLSATPGRYEMGIADGVVEQIIRPTGLVDPQIVVKPSKGQIDDLLEQIRVRVGRDERVLVTTLTKKMSEELTDFLGEHGVRVRYLHSDVDTLRRVELLSELRAGVYDVLVGINLLREGLDLPEVSLVAILDADKEGFLRSGTSLIQTIGRAARNVSGEVHMYADNMTDSMRKAIDETERRREKQIAYNVAHGVDPQPLRKRIADITDALNREASDTQELLSKKRSGPLKSGKGKSPTPQLRRVGIAAEGATQLESTIEDLSNQMLAAAGELKFELAARLRDEVQDLKKELRAMERAGHA from the coding sequence ATGCAGACCACCCGTGCCGTCCGGCCCTTCGAGGTCGTCAGCGAATACACGCCCAGCGGCGACCAGCCCCAGGCCATCGAGCAGCTCGCCGCCCGTATCAATGCCGGCGAGACCGACGTCGTGCTGCTCGGCGCCACGGGCACCGGCAAGTCGGCGACGACCGCGTGGCTCATCGAGCAGGTGCAGCGGCCGACGCTGGTGCTCGCCCACAACAAGACCCTCGCCGCCCAGCTGGCCAACGAGTTCCGCGAACTCATGCCGAACAACGCGGTGGAGTACTTCGTCAGCTACTACGACTACTACCAGCCCGAGGCCTACGTCCCGCAGACGGACACCTTCATAGAGAAGGATTCGTCCATCAACGCCGAGGTCGAGCGGCTGCGGCACTCGACGACCAACTCGCTGCTGAGCCGGCGCGACGTCGTGGTGGTCTCGACGGTCTCGTGCATCTACGGCCTCGGCTCGCCCGAGGAGTACCTGCGCGCCATGGTGGCTCTGCAGGTGGGGGAGCGGTACGACCGCGATGCCCTCATCCGCAAGCTGATCGCGATGCAGTACAACCGCAACGACGTCGACTTCTCGCGCGGCAACTTCCGCGTCCGCGGCGACACGATCGAGATCATCCCCGTTTACGAGGAGTTCGCGATCCGCATCGAGATGTTCGGTGACGAGATCGAGGCGCTGTACATGCTGCACCCGCTCACCGGTGACGTCATCAACCGCATGGACAGCGTGCCGATCTTCCCGGCCTCCCACTACGTCGCCGGCACCGACACCGTGCAGCGGGCCATCGGCACCATCGAGCACGAGCTCGCCGAGCGCCTCAAGGAACTCGAAGGTCAGGGCAAGCTGCTCGAGGCGCAACGACTGCGCATGCGCACGACGTTCGACATCGAGATGCTGCAGCAGCTCGGCTTCTGCTCCGGCATCGAGAACTACTCCCGTCACCTCGACGGGCGCATGCCGGGGGAGCCGCCGCACACGCTGCTGGACTTCTTCCCCGACGACTTCCTCATGGTCATCGACGAGTCGCACGTCACGGTGCCGCAGATCGGTGCGATGTATGAGGGCGATGCCTCCCGCAAGCGCACGCTCGTCGACCACGGCTTCCGGCTGCCCAGCGCCCTGGACAACCGGCCGCTGCGCTTCGATGAGTTCAAGCAGCGTGTCGGCCAGACCGTCTACCTCTCGGCGACGCCCGGGCGGTACGAGATGGGCATCGCCGACGGTGTGGTCGAGCAGATCATCCGTCCGACCGGGCTCGTCGACCCGCAGATCGTCGTCAAGCCGTCGAAGGGGCAGATCGACGATCTCCTCGAGCAGATCCGGGTGCGGGTGGGCCGCGACGAGCGCGTGCTGGTGACGACCCTGACGAAGAAGATGTCCGAGGAGCTCACCGACTTCCTCGGCGAGCACGGCGTGCGCGTGCGCTACCTCCACTCCGACGTCGACACCCTCCGGCGCGTCGAGCTGCTCAGCGAGCTGCGCGCGGGCGTCTACGACGTGCTCGTCGGCATCAACCTGCTGCGCGAGGGCCTCGACCTCCCCGAGGTGTCGCTGGTGGCGATCCTGGATGCCGACAAGGAGGGCTTCCTGCGCTCGGGCACCTCTCTCATCCAGACGATCGGCCGCGCCGCCCGCAACGTTTCGGGCGAGGTGCACATGTACGCAGACAACATGACCGACTCGATGCGCAAGGCCATCGACGAGACCGAGCGCCGCCGCGAGAAGCAGATCGCGTACAACGTCGCCCACGGCGTCGACCCGCAGCCGCTGCGCAAGCGCATCGCCGACATCACCGACGCGCTCAACCGCGAGGCTTCGGACACGCAGGAGCTGCTGTCGAAGAAGCGCTCCGGCCCGCTCAAGAGCGGCAAGGGCAAGAGCCCCACGCCGCAGCTGCGTCGTGTGGGCATCGCGGCCGAGGGCGCCACCCAGCTGGAGTCGACGATCGAGGACCTGTCGAACCAGATGCTCGCCGCCGCCGGCGAGCTGAAGTTCGAGCTCGCCGCGCGGCTGCGCGACGAGGTGCAGGACCTCAAGAAGGAACTGCGCGCCATGGAGCGCGCCGGCCACGCCTGA
- a CDS encoding VOC family protein, translated as MADHGGWGGVTFAHNVESRADVDAVLSTAQQAGARVARPAAETEWGGYSGVFVDPDGHPWEVAVNPGWPLEADGSVRLR; from the coding sequence ATGGCGGACCACGGCGGCTGGGGCGGAGTGACCTTCGCCCACAATGTGGAGTCGCGTGCCGACGTCGACGCTGTCCTGAGCACAGCCCAGCAGGCCGGCGCCCGCGTTGCGCGACCGGCGGCTGAGACCGAGTGGGGCGGCTATTCCGGAGTGTTCGTGGATCCCGACGGGCATCCGTGGGAGGTGGCAGTCAATCCGGGCTGGCCACTCGAAGCCGACGGGTCCGTGCGCCTGCGCTGA
- the coaE gene encoding dephospho-CoA kinase produces MPLIALTGGIASGKSTIARRLADHGAIVVDADRIVRDVQAPGSPVLEAIAEAFGSDVLASDGSLNRARLASRVFGDDDAVSRLNAIVHPAVRAESVRRFGEAAAADPGAVVVYDVPLLVEARVDDPWDLIVVAHAPAEMRARRLVELRGMSEADARARIASQVGDDRRLAIADVVIDTTGTLAETLAQADDLWARVGRAEGDGADGRSGTGAHSR; encoded by the coding sequence ATGCCGCTCATCGCACTCACCGGGGGAATCGCCTCGGGCAAGTCAACGATCGCCCGACGCCTGGCCGACCATGGAGCGATCGTGGTGGATGCCGATCGCATCGTCCGCGACGTCCAGGCGCCCGGCTCGCCGGTGCTCGAGGCCATCGCCGAGGCGTTCGGCTCCGACGTGCTGGCATCCGACGGCTCGCTCAACCGTGCGCGACTGGCATCCCGTGTCTTCGGAGACGACGATGCGGTTTCGCGGCTGAATGCCATCGTGCATCCCGCCGTGCGGGCGGAATCCGTCCGCCGATTCGGCGAGGCGGCTGCGGCGGACCCCGGCGCGGTCGTGGTCTACGACGTCCCCCTGCTGGTCGAGGCGCGTGTCGACGACCCGTGGGACCTGATCGTCGTCGCGCACGCTCCGGCTGAGATGCGCGCTCGACGTCTCGTGGAGCTGCGGGGCATGTCCGAGGCGGATGCACGCGCGCGGATCGCCTCACAGGTGGGCGACGACCGCCGCCTGGCGATCGCGGATGTTGTCATCGATACCACGGGCACCCTCGCCGAAACGCTGGCGCAGGCTGACGACCTGTGGGCGCGGGTGGGGCGCGCCGAGGGTGACGGCGCCGACGGCCGTTCCGGCACTGGCGCTCACTCGCGATAA
- a CDS encoding MarR family transcriptional regulator, protein MDGADDLLKLENQVCFAIVTAARNVVAIYRPVLEPLGLTHPQYLVMLALWESTPRSLRNLADELAMEPATLSPLVKRLEAQGRVTRTRRHDDERVLDIGLTEAGAALRQEARRVPEQIMQRVGVDAAALAALRDGLAPFVGTGRA, encoded by the coding sequence GTGGACGGTGCCGACGACCTGCTGAAGCTCGAGAACCAGGTCTGTTTCGCCATCGTCACCGCCGCCCGCAACGTCGTCGCGATCTATCGCCCGGTGCTGGAGCCCCTCGGGTTGACGCACCCGCAGTACCTCGTGATGCTCGCGCTCTGGGAGAGCACCCCGCGGTCGCTGCGGAACCTCGCCGACGAGCTGGCGATGGAGCCGGCCACCCTGTCGCCGCTGGTCAAGCGGCTCGAAGCGCAGGGCCGGGTCACCCGCACCCGTCGACACGACGACGAGCGCGTGCTCGACATCGGCCTCACCGAGGCGGGAGCCGCCTTGCGCCAGGAGGCCCGTCGTGTGCCGGAGCAGATCATGCAGCGCGTGGGGGTGGATGCCGCGGCGCTCGCGGCCCTGCGGGACGGGCTCGCCCCGTTCGTGGGAACGGGGCGAGCCTGA
- a CDS encoding VOC family protein, with protein MQQRLSLVTLGVADLERSIAFYRALGWEPHPRSVPGDIAFFQAGGMVVALW; from the coding sequence ATGCAGCAGCGGCTCTCCCTCGTCACCCTGGGAGTGGCGGACCTGGAGCGGTCGATCGCGTTCTACCGCGCGCTCGGCTGGGAACCGCACCCCCGCTCGGTTCCCGGCGACATCGCCTTCTTCCAGGCCGGGGGCATGGTCGTGGCACTGTGGTAA
- a CDS encoding catalase, whose amino-acid sequence MEDPLHKDRKPTRDDIVIPGAPAPAPAEPTEPTEPLPPKPDQAAPKTVTPTGAETGLPPSSTAQQGNGLTTAQGARVRDTDHSLKAGARGPVLLQDHHLREKITHFDHERIPERVVHARGAAAHGTFRANGAASSVTHAQFLQKGATTRVFTRFSTVLGSRGSADTVRDTRGFSTKFYTEEGVYDLVANNIPVFFIQDAIKFPDVIHAGKPHPDREIPQAQSAHDTFWDFVSLHTEAQAHAMWNMSDRGIPRSYRMMEGFGVHTFRMVNAEGATSLVKFHWRPKLGTHALTWEEAQLAAGKDPDFHRRDLADAIEAGAFPQWDLALQVMPDTEDETFQGIDLLDPTKFIPEELAPLQVVGTLTLDANPTNFFAETEQVAFHPGHLVPGIDVTNDPLLQGRLFSYLDTQISRLGGPNFAQLPINRPHADVNDMLRDGMHQTAVHRGVAPYQPNSLDGGCPFHAGADESAFTDLPVRVAESAKERAQPASFDDHYSQARLFYRSLTPIEQQHVAEAYAFELGKCYEQAIKERQLQALANIDAGLCASVADALGLPAPEATVAVTDAPPSPALSLIGRRWPIEGRTVGIIADEHTEQGELGRARAAIHATGAVPLVVAPRGGMLGAVPVQRTAHTAASIEFDALIALSGSPDPRTARLFDEAFRHGKAIGVTDAASALLRDARIPVDAPGVVAGTAEQVVAGVLDLMPEHRVWDRWQAPLR is encoded by the coding sequence ATGGAGGATCCATTGCACAAGGACCGCAAGCCCACCCGCGACGACATCGTGATCCCCGGCGCCCCCGCGCCGGCTCCGGCCGAGCCCACCGAGCCGACCGAGCCGCTGCCTCCCAAGCCCGACCAGGCGGCTCCGAAGACGGTGACCCCCACGGGTGCCGAGACGGGGCTCCCCCCGAGCAGCACCGCACAGCAGGGCAACGGGCTCACCACGGCCCAAGGCGCCCGTGTGCGCGACACCGACCACTCCCTCAAGGCGGGGGCGCGGGGGCCGGTGCTCCTGCAGGACCACCACCTGCGGGAGAAGATCACCCACTTCGACCACGAGCGCATCCCCGAGCGGGTCGTGCACGCCCGCGGCGCCGCCGCCCACGGCACCTTCCGCGCCAACGGCGCCGCCTCGTCGGTCACCCACGCCCAGTTCCTGCAGAAGGGCGCGACCACCCGGGTGTTCACCCGGTTCTCGACCGTGCTCGGCTCGCGCGGCTCGGCGGACACCGTGCGCGACACGAGAGGGTTCTCCACGAAGTTCTACACCGAGGAGGGCGTCTACGACCTCGTCGCGAACAACATCCCCGTGTTCTTCATCCAGGACGCCATCAAGTTCCCCGACGTCATCCACGCCGGAAAGCCCCACCCCGACCGCGAGATCCCGCAGGCGCAGTCCGCCCATGACACGTTCTGGGACTTCGTCTCCCTGCACACCGAGGCGCAGGCCCACGCCATGTGGAACATGTCCGACCGCGGCATCCCCCGCTCCTATCGGATGATGGAAGGCTTCGGGGTGCACACCTTCCGCATGGTGAACGCGGAGGGCGCCACGTCGCTGGTGAAGTTCCATTGGCGTCCCAAGCTCGGCACGCACGCCCTCACGTGGGAGGAGGCGCAGCTGGCGGCGGGCAAGGACCCCGACTTCCACCGCCGCGACCTCGCCGACGCGATCGAGGCCGGCGCCTTCCCGCAGTGGGACCTGGCCCTGCAGGTCATGCCCGACACCGAGGACGAGACCTTCCAAGGCATCGACCTGCTCGATCCCACGAAGTTCATTCCCGAGGAACTCGCGCCGCTGCAGGTGGTGGGCACCCTGACGCTGGATGCCAATCCGACGAACTTCTTCGCCGAGACGGAGCAGGTCGCCTTCCACCCGGGCCATCTCGTGCCGGGCATCGACGTGACGAACGACCCGCTGCTGCAGGGCCGGCTCTTCTCCTACCTCGACACGCAGATCAGCCGGCTGGGCGGGCCGAACTTCGCCCAGCTGCCGATCAACCGCCCCCACGCCGACGTCAACGACATGCTGCGCGACGGCATGCACCAGACGGCCGTGCACCGTGGCGTCGCCCCGTACCAGCCGAACTCGCTCGACGGCGGCTGCCCTTTCCACGCCGGGGCGGACGAGTCGGCGTTCACCGACTTGCCGGTTCGGGTCGCCGAGTCGGCGAAGGAGCGCGCCCAGCCGGCGAGCTTCGACGACCACTACTCGCAGGCACGGCTGTTCTACCGCTCGCTCACGCCGATCGAGCAGCAGCATGTCGCCGAGGCCTACGCGTTCGAACTGGGCAAGTGCTACGAGCAGGCCATCAAGGAACGTCAGCTGCAGGCCCTCGCCAACATCGACGCCGGCCTCTGCGCCTCGGTCGCCGACGCGCTGGGACTGCCCGCCCCCGAGGCCACCGTTGCGGTGACCGACGCGCCGCCGAGCCCGGCGCTGTCGTTGATCGGCCGGCGGTGGCCGATCGAGGGCCGCACCGTGGGCATCATCGCGGATGAGCACACCGAGCAGGGCGAGCTCGGCCGCGCCCGGGCGGCGATCCACGCCACGGGCGCCGTGCCGCTGGTGGTGGCCCCGCGCGGCGGCATGCTCGGCGCGGTGCCTGTGCAGCGCACGGCCCACACCGCCGCGAGCATCGAGTTCGACGCGCTCATCGCGCTGTCCGGGTCGCCCGACCCGCGTACCGCGCGGCTCTTCGACGAGGCCTTCCGCCACGGCAAGGCGATCGGCGTGACGGATGCCGCGAGCGCGCTGCTGCGCGACGCGCGCATCCCCGTCGACGCCCCGGGCGTCGTCGCGGGAACGGCCGAGCAGGTCGTGGCCGGCGTGCTCGACCTCATGCCCGAGCACCGCGTCTGGGACCGCTGGCAGGCGCCCCTGCGCTGA
- a CDS encoding diguanylate cyclase, with protein MEQDSLAAVTALVVVVSAVLYIVETFLRRDDQAGRLWALGFLSGLVTTLFYLVWATQPESWWAVAGGNAMFVASTGLLWLGCRRYNEKSMTVPAVVVAAAAVAAAVAALLEGPDGGDWAGALWMFVPLCVFAALAALATRQHALRHAPTAAALTCAFAGEAAFYAGRTAAFVTAGPESELFRTWFGTEAASVLTVVLTITTVVGTSVLRAARTGLRGQATREGARATSGIRSRREFDADLAQAVQDARRHGEQIAVFVVRLEELDYIATAFGIELADELIAEGRAAVLRSTPALAVVGEQDDDLLAIMTTVRSSAEARRLGMAMYRELFDAFNAASGGVLPSLGVGIAVGSARGQDAPTLLADARAAAERAASSVASAVLVAEPSA; from the coding sequence ATGGAGCAGGACTCCCTCGCCGCCGTCACCGCGCTCGTCGTCGTGGTCAGCGCCGTGCTGTACATCGTCGAGACCTTTCTCCGTCGCGACGACCAGGCGGGCCGGCTCTGGGCACTGGGCTTTCTCAGCGGCTTGGTCACGACGCTGTTCTACCTGGTCTGGGCGACACAGCCCGAATCCTGGTGGGCGGTCGCCGGCGGCAACGCCATGTTCGTCGCGTCGACCGGACTGCTGTGGCTGGGATGCCGCCGTTACAACGAGAAATCGATGACGGTGCCGGCGGTCGTCGTCGCGGCGGCTGCCGTCGCCGCGGCCGTAGCCGCGCTGCTCGAAGGCCCCGACGGGGGCGACTGGGCCGGGGCGCTGTGGATGTTCGTGCCGCTCTGCGTGTTCGCCGCCCTCGCAGCCCTCGCGACCCGTCAACACGCGCTCCGGCACGCCCCCACCGCCGCGGCGCTGACCTGCGCGTTCGCGGGGGAGGCGGCGTTCTACGCGGGTCGCACGGCAGCGTTCGTGACAGCGGGCCCGGAGAGCGAGCTGTTCCGGACATGGTTCGGAACGGAGGCGGCATCGGTCCTCACCGTCGTCCTCACCATCACCACGGTCGTCGGGACATCGGTGCTGCGCGCCGCACGCACCGGCTTGCGCGGCCAGGCCACGCGTGAGGGCGCGCGCGCCACGTCCGGCATCCGCTCCCGTAGAGAGTTCGACGCCGACCTCGCGCAGGCGGTGCAGGACGCGCGGCGTCACGGCGAGCAGATCGCCGTCTTCGTGGTGCGGCTGGAGGAGTTGGACTACATCGCCACCGCATTCGGCATCGAACTGGCCGATGAGCTGATCGCCGAGGGGCGGGCGGCGGTGCTGCGCAGCACGCCGGCCCTCGCCGTGGTCGGCGAGCAGGACGACGACCTGCTCGCGATCATGACCACGGTGCGCTCGTCGGCAGAAGCGCGGCGGCTGGGCATGGCGATGTACCGCGAGCTGTTCGACGCCTTCAACGCCGCAAGCGGGGGAGTGCTGCCGTCGCTGGGTGTCGGCATCGCCGTGGGGTCGGCCAGGGGGCAGGATGCCCCCACGCTCCTCGCCGACGCACGTGCGGCGGCGGAGCGGGCGGCCTCGAGTGTGGCATCCGCCGTGCTCGTCGCCGAGCCGAGCGCTTAG
- a CDS encoding HAMP domain-containing sensor histidine kinase, with protein MPSLASDRQREQPEASSRGARGWPRAADHTLARTAALNQLLLAAVVSVLAFLKFGTGFTGDTALFFSGVLLVVALTAVAIVVPWARVPLWWTALIPLGDIIGIGLMRLADATAGTALLWTFPVLWLASSFALAGFVGGVGLSVVLYAVTLTLVPQESFNFGTLLLPVVLTAIGATSYSSARRAAAQRRLLRRQAEILAQALERSRHQEQMLSEVFDTVDFEVVRIERGVLTTVTSDAHAHLNQLMPDRDGVGPVVYQADGTTPLPPEEQPLARALRGEEFSDLRVWFEPVPGERRALSITVRRLPGAAGNDDAGAVMVSRDVTAEMRALQARDMLVSSVSHELRTPLTSIIGHIELAMDEPGLPAAAASSLEIADRNADRLLTLVGDVLKASSTSDGAALPMHPRDVDVLEIVKASAQSFVTGESSRNVTIDLSRALPARGFVDPLRLRQVVDNLVSNAIKYNREGGRVSVVTATRGRKTLILVEDTGVGLDEDDLANIFQRYYRGAAVRRTDVEGSGLGLSISRDIVRRLGGDIYVNSTLGVGSTFTVSVPSVRPGADVEASVNRSDAQEAGVK; from the coding sequence ATGCCCTCTCTCGCCTCCGACCGCCAGAGAGAGCAGCCCGAGGCGTCCAGCCGGGGTGCAAGGGGTTGGCCGCGTGCGGCCGACCACACCCTCGCTCGCACGGCCGCCCTGAACCAGCTGCTCCTGGCCGCGGTGGTCTCGGTGCTCGCTTTCCTCAAGTTCGGCACCGGCTTCACCGGCGACACGGCGCTGTTCTTCTCGGGAGTGCTGCTGGTGGTCGCGCTCACCGCCGTGGCCATCGTGGTGCCGTGGGCGCGCGTGCCGCTCTGGTGGACGGCACTCATCCCGCTGGGTGACATCATCGGGATCGGATTGATGCGCCTGGCGGATGCCACCGCGGGTACGGCCCTGCTCTGGACCTTTCCGGTGCTCTGGCTGGCATCGTCGTTCGCCCTGGCCGGGTTCGTCGGCGGCGTGGGCCTCAGCGTCGTGCTGTACGCGGTCACGCTGACGCTGGTACCGCAGGAGTCGTTCAATTTCGGGACGCTGCTGCTGCCGGTCGTCCTCACCGCGATCGGCGCGACGTCCTACAGCAGCGCACGTCGGGCTGCCGCCCAGCGACGGCTGCTGCGTCGGCAGGCGGAGATCCTCGCGCAGGCCCTCGAACGCTCGCGGCACCAGGAGCAGATGCTGTCCGAGGTGTTCGACACGGTCGATTTCGAGGTGGTCCGCATCGAGCGTGGCGTGCTCACGACGGTCACCAGCGACGCACATGCGCACCTGAACCAGCTCATGCCCGATCGCGACGGTGTCGGGCCCGTCGTCTACCAGGCCGACGGCACCACGCCCCTGCCGCCGGAGGAGCAGCCCCTGGCGCGCGCGCTGCGGGGCGAGGAGTTCTCCGATCTGCGGGTGTGGTTCGAGCCGGTGCCCGGCGAGAGGCGTGCCCTGAGCATCACCGTGCGCCGACTGCCTGGCGCGGCGGGCAACGACGATGCCGGGGCGGTCATGGTCTCCCGCGACGTCACCGCCGAGATGCGGGCGTTGCAGGCCCGCGACATGCTCGTGTCGTCGGTCTCGCACGAGCTGCGCACCCCGCTCACCTCGATCATCGGCCACATCGAGCTCGCCATGGACGAACCCGGCCTCCCGGCGGCCGCGGCATCGAGCCTGGAGATCGCCGACCGCAACGCCGACCGGCTGCTGACACTGGTCGGAGACGTGCTTAAGGCCTCCAGCACCTCGGATGGCGCGGCGCTTCCGATGCACCCGCGCGACGTCGACGTGCTCGAGATCGTGAAGGCCTCGGCTCAGTCCTTCGTCACAGGCGAGAGCAGTCGCAACGTCACGATCGACCTGTCTCGTGCGCTGCCGGCGCGCGGCTTCGTGGATCCGCTGCGGCTGCGCCAGGTCGTCGACAACCTGGTGTCCAACGCGATCAAGTACAACCGCGAGGGTGGCCGGGTGTCGGTGGTGACCGCCACCCGCGGACGCAAGACGCTGATCCTCGTCGAGGACACCGGGGTCGGACTCGATGAGGACGATCTGGCGAACATCTTCCAGAGGTATTACCGCGGGGCGGCCGTGCGTCGCACGGATGTGGAAGGAAGCGGATTGGGTCTCTCGATCAGCCGCGACATCGTCCGTCGTCTGGGCGGTGACATCTACGTCAACAGCACGCTCGGCGTCGGGTCGACCTTCACCGTCTCGGTTCCGTCCGTGCGGCCCGGGGCGGATGTCGAGGCATCCGTCAACCGCTCGGATGCCCAGGAAGCAGGAGTCAAGTGA
- a CDS encoding response regulator, with product MVLEDEEDIRALITTVLTGAGYEVFETANGLDAVELVARHNPMLTTLDANVPGIDGFEAARRIREVSNTYVIMISAFVEDADAERGRLAGADEYLGKPFRPRELRARLEMVPDRRRDHGQS from the coding sequence GTGGTCCTGGAGGACGAAGAGGACATCCGCGCGCTCATCACAACGGTGCTCACCGGTGCCGGCTACGAGGTGTTCGAGACCGCGAACGGTCTGGACGCCGTGGAACTGGTCGCCCGCCACAATCCGATGCTGACGACGCTTGACGCGAACGTCCCGGGCATCGACGGCTTCGAGGCGGCCCGTCGCATCCGCGAAGTCAGCAACACATACGTGATCATGATCTCGGCGTTCGTCGAGGACGCCGACGCCGAGCGCGGCCGGCTGGCCGGCGCCGACGAGTACCTCGGCAAGCCCTTCCGTCCGCGCGAGCTGCGCGCGCGGCTGGAGATGGTGCCCGACCGGCGTCGGGACCACGGGCAGAGCTAA